AAGAAAGAGTaacaaaaatctgaaaatcTTGCACAAAACAAGAAACCCATATCAAAAAGGGGAGAGGCACCTCTACAGGACCCTCCTCCAAGAGCAGTCTCTCCTCCTCGCGGGTATCCATTAGCCCCTTTGTCCTATGTATTCAGCTTATGTATTTGTTCTTCTGCGTAGATGATGCTGTAGATAATGgaaaaattgttataaatgGGTTTCCCACGCAGACGGGGACCGATGACGTTGGCTATTGCAGGTCGCGCGATATCATAGAAACTCGGAGATCActgttttctaaattatattatatagggataattaccaCATCAGCATTCTTCAAATAttcgatataattataatttttttataataaaaaattatatttaatattttttaattttaattttgtctaacaataaatttctttattagttaaaatttatcgaatttaaacaaaaaaaatagataaaaattcacatttatCTCAATTGActcattattgatttattgcaaatcaaataaatttttttattatcaaattatacttatacatTCCATGTTAATGCATACGAGGAGGgatattttcaccattataggggtagtttagtcacaaaaaatttgtttaacctgcaataagtgGAGAATAAGTCAGtcgatggtaaatatcaaccttaattcattttatttttgttaatatcaacaaaattcagtgaattttaactaattgagGAACATATTTGTTATACGAAAGCAAACTTGATGGTACttgatgaatttttcaaatcacatggagattatattgaatttcagaaaatggaagagtaattatccctattatatattacatataagttaaattttaattgggtGTTTGGATGAGCTTATTTCTTAAACCAGGTAACATGTTAGATCTTATGTTAAAGATAAGTTCATAAagcattttaataaaataagattatgaaaTGTATATCGTGTTGGTAATGggcaaatttttaattaatttaaatgatgtattgagattttaaaaataaattgacaattctttgtttttttaaaaacggGATGGGATTTTTCTTCGTAAAATCCTGACTTGAGCTATGAGTTCTGAGCTAAATTAGacctcataattttttttttttcaaagattaCCAAACACTATGTAGCATTTTATAAGCTTtcaaagagcttataagctcaccTGAACAGTGACAAACAATCTCTTAGTTATgtgattacataattaattataaaataattagctaaagaaaataattttagaataattcttttaaaaaaaatgagtatagtgtttttataattgattatgaaagTGCAGATTGTACCTATTTCCAGAACAAAGTCATATAAgactaacaaaataattaaaaaaattacttaatataCATAATGagtaattagatttaaaagaaagacagtgattcaaaaatatacaatatatttaactaaaatgtGGTTCTAGTGGTACTTAATCccataagtaattatttaaaatttggataaataacaaaaaatattgtgtttgCACTCAAAAAAGTAAGTTTGTCCAGCTCAAATATAGGGTCATATGAGGGCTAAACATATACTTAGTGTtcggatttgtattttgagtgttttgttttggtattttgaatatagagagagaaaaataaggataaataaGCGTGTGTTAGaaatagatggtatgtttggatttgtattttgaggtaatttaaaatactttaaaataaatggtgtgtaggtttgatgttaaGATTTAGAAGACAAAAATCAATGTTCATTGTcgaatcatatctcttttatatataaatattgtatatttaatatttaatttgtatttttgggaaACAAAAGCagctatttattgtcaaattatgccttttatatatatatatatatattatatagaaagttgaaaaataaaaaaacacacagataaggtgtgaaaaacacaaaaataaatattatgcgTGTTTTATCCTGTTTTAGAAAATGCCCAAACATGAAATcaaacatatttaaattttatgaatttttatgttatcACTCTTGAAAAGTGTAAGTTGaaagttaatataatattattattaatttagttgaGTTGANNNNNNNNNNNNNNNNNNNNNNNNNNNNNNNNNNNNNNNNNNNNNNNNNNNNNNNNNNNNNNNNNNNNNNNNNNNNNNNNNNNTTccctaaaaaaaagaaaatatttttttctaccATAGAAAATTGGATATTATTTTGAAGGTttcaaaaataagaacaaTGAAATTGAGATTGAGGGAGAATGATTTGGGGTATTTTTCTCACCAAATTTAGAGGTCTTTTTGaaatatctatactatttattaggTTGAaactcttaaaaaaattaataatcatctTAATTGTTAAAATGTTCATCAACAAAAATGTCATTCTACatacttttattcaaattatattcgCCTCTTTTAACCAATTAACTCTTTtaacaattttgtatttatgagtatttattttatcaatttccactaattcattattttatcttaaaatgtatatttaaaattaatttaagggtaaaatacaacGGCTCTCATGAAATTTatcgtaattataaatacaacattgttatttgaaaaattataaataatcaccTAAAATTAAcggtaatctaacaaataccccttaCAATCGGCCACGACCAGAAGGTATCTGTTAGACAGCCATTAATTTCATGAACtatctgtaatttatttattttaaaaatatatatatacatatacacacgCGATGACAACTCATTATTCCACGAacttgtaaattaattaattaattatgtaatttaatattttggttgGTTGTgttaaaaacataataataatgataatttcaCCAATTTAAAGCTTGTCCGGTttgctttattattattatataaattgaggggtgaaatattaaattcatttgtgtctaattataatattttactctAATAAAGAAACCTAGCTAGTATGTTGGGATGCTACTACATTAggatattaaataaaagggttaaaataataattgtggTTTTAAAGCAAAGTTTTTGATAAGGATCCatacatatttaaatagaGACCACAATTATAGACAATTTACATTTTAtacccttttttctttttgcagaaATGATTGGTAAGTGTGGTTGAAAAAGAGACGAATGATTTGTGTAACAACACTGAGttcaaaaagtataaatataattaattcaagttataatttataattttaatcatattgttattattatttatttgattacctattattttaataaaataaaatattttaataaatttacacatTTTGGCTGAAAATTGGtgttgaaaattcataaaaaggactatattagatgtaattaaaaaaatagggactacttcaaaatttattttaaaatttggggGATGAagaataaagggtaaattacaatatatttttttttaaaatttaccttaattatacatacaccctcgtcgtttgaaaattacaaataatcttaaaattaacgGTCTTGTAACAAATACTTTTCTATATTGGGTTATTATAAGAAGGTATTTATTAGATACTCGTTAGTGTTAGAagggtattcataattttttagataatgagaaaatatttataattataataaatttgtggGTGCATGTTGTAATTTATGGAAATATATACTTTGCCCCCAATTCTTACCTACCGGTTTGGGAGCTGGTAAGGATATGAACGGTGGTAGGTTCGGACTGCGCTTCGGAACCCTCAAAACCCCTtcccacacacacagacacacagtTGTAAGTCTGTATAGCCGTTAAACTTTCGCTCTTCAAATTCCCTCTCTTTAGGTGCTCCTCCCTTGCGGTTGATTCTGCTAGGGTTTTAGCTGCTGGTAATGGGGAGCAGAGTTCCGGTGGAGCACTACAATTTGACATCCGCCGCCGCCAATTCGTACATAGGGACTTCCTTGCACGACCTCAATTCCGGCGACGACGTCACTGACCCCGCCGCGGATGACGTCACCGACGATAACGACGATAGGTCCTCTGCTGTCGTCAGTGTTAGTATGAGATTGCTGGATTCTTGTGCTTTGTACTTGTGCTTAGTGTGTTTGAAGTTTGTAAAGCAGCAAATTTGGATAGAAACAATTGGAGCTTTAACAATTTATGTTCCTAAAATCTTGTGCTTTGATCATGAATTGATTGTATGGTAATTTGCATTTGCAATCAATTCTATGCCTTTCTTAGAgttttgtttatgtttcttgaaGCTAATAAAAGAGTATAATCTTTAATTCAACCCGGAAGGACTTCTGCTtggtattaaaattttgaacttggGACCGTATTTGTGGATTGTGTTGAGCATGTTAAGGTGTTGATATGATTACAGCCTTTCCTTCTTACGGCTGATAATGTAATGAAAGATGTTGTTTGCCagatattcttatttattggTATCTTATTCTGTTAGTCTTAATATATTAACCCATCAACGATCACGTAGTATGTGATTCAAATCAATTGCAACGATCACATAGTATGTGATTCAAATCAATTGTATAAGCTCTCTTTCTTCTACCACTACCGCCACTactaatctttttcttttgtcaaaacagatttgaaattttggagTTTCTAAGACTTATGCATAAAAATTTGCTCTCCTAGATATTTGTGGCCCATTATTAACAGAAAATCTATTAATACAAACAATATTTCGGCGAAGTATTTCTCTGCAGCATGTTCTGACGCACTGTATTATTCACAATCTTAAAACATCTTTGAGGTTCTCTGTCTGAAATTGTTCTCCCTTAAAACTGCGTTGGTCCATGTTTTCGTGTAGCCATTTGAAATTCTCAACTTCGTGTTTTAAATTCTTAGGACTGCATGCATGAGTCTTACCAGAGCTCTTTACCACTTCACAGCATGGGTGTGGAGGATGACAGGAGCAGTCTTGAAAACAATGGGTCTTCGAGCGGTCCATACTCTATTTTGACAATTGATGGTGAGATATAATCATCCTGTAGTTAGTAATTGTTGGTATTTGACTGTAGTTTGAGATCGTCTAATGCAACCTGACTCAATGCCTCTACACCAGATGTTTCGCCAATTGAAACAGCTAGGGCAAGATTTTTGGACATCATTGTGGATCATTTTATCGAGCCACATGTGATTGAAATGTCAGATTATGAGACTGATTACATTGTACAACCATCCTCCCAAGATAACATAAGCAAGAGGAAGTCCAGAGAGATCCGATATGAAGGCGATTCACGCTATGCTTTGCCCTTAATGTATGTAGCTAACATGTATGAAACATTAGTTAATGAAGTTAACATGAGATTATCGTCAATGAGTGGCATGCGTGAAAAGACTATTGGTGTGGCCCTTGAAGCAGCTGGTGGATTGTATAGAAAGCTTGCGAAGAAATTTCCGAGGAAAGGTATCATTTTTTGCTTTCTCTGGATACAGACTATTAGAACATTGAAGTTCTATGGGCACATCTAAATGTTGCAGTAACGAGCTTATTCCATTTGTTCGTCTGTAGAATCTATTACCTGTTCTTtaaggaatatttttttgtcttaaaCGTGTTGATAGTATTTTCCCACCTTCAGTTTTCTCTACTTCCTCCATCTGCTCTctcagaaaaggaaaaagaatgatGCAGAGTTACAACATCTACCTGACTGACACAAATATGGGATCTATGACATATGGCTATCACTGCCTCTAGACGTTCTTTCAATCTTTTAGATCTGAGATTGGCCGACTATCTCTTTGAAGACAGAGAAATAATATGCCATCGATCTTCTCACAAATATCTCATGTTGATATTCTACATGTAGGTCCTTGCACATTTAAGAGACGGGAGCTAGCAACTTCTTTTGAAACAAGATCAAGGTTCCCTGAGTTAGTGATACAGGAGGAGAAGCGTGTTCGTTTTGTGGTGGTAAATGGCTTAGCTATC
The window above is part of the Sesamum indicum cultivar Zhongzhi No. 13 linkage group LG2, S_indicum_v1.0, whole genome shotgun sequence genome. Proteins encoded here:
- the LOC105156149 gene encoding uncharacterized protein At2g02148 isoform X1, with translation MGSRVPVEHYNLTSAAANSYIGTSLHDLNSGDDVTDPAADDVTDDNDDRSSAVVSDCMHESYQSSLPLHSMGVEDDRSSLENNGSSSGPYSILTIDDVSPIETARARFLDIIVDHFIEPHVIEMSDYETDYIVQPSSQDNISKRKSREIRYEGDSRYALPLMYVANMYETLVNEVNMRLSSMSGMREKTIGVALEAAGGLYRKLAKKFPRKGPCTFKRRELATSFETRSRFPELVIQEEKRVRFVVVNGLAIIEKPTKIGIDDAEWFKRLTGRSEVAVSARDYKFYAPRHKYRRVISNSISNIPGLPAFPSPENSSSMATSQGYRPPNENTEQTPPKQHMQTLAHQPQFHPIHQGHHHINQSPHATHFMHNQQCVPPPQIPEIPHNQQPSAIAQHIACLQSLGHVGGRLHVMPTSPAKFCDECGVPYLRETSKFCSECGTKRLGT
- the LOC105156149 gene encoding uncharacterized protein At2g02148 isoform X2, yielding MTSPTITTIGPLLSSVMGVEDDRSSLENNGSSSGPYSILTIDDVSPIETARARFLDIIVDHFIEPHVIEMSDYETDYIVQPSSQDNISKRKSREIRYEGDSRYALPLMYVANMYETLVNEVNMRLSSMSGMREKTIGVALEAAGGLYRKLAKKFPRKGPCTFKRRELATSFETRSRFPELVIQEEKRVRFVVVNGLAIIEKPTKIGIDDAEWFKRLTGRSEVAVSARDYKFYAPRHKYRRVISNSISNIPGLPAFPSPENSSSMATSQGYRPPNENTEQTPPKQHMQTLAHQPQFHPIHQGHHHINQSPHATHFMHNQQCVPPPQIPEIPHNQQPSAIAQHIACLQSLGHVGGRLHVMPTSPAKFCDECGVPYLRETSKFCSECGTKRLGT